In Kangiella koreensis DSM 16069, a single window of DNA contains:
- a CDS encoding aspartoacylase, with translation MEREIVNKVAIIGGTHGNEYTGIYLLEKYHEYPHLLQPKTFDVEYLLANPEAFKKNRRYLDRDLNRSFKLFDLKDPLLSGYENARAKEINDQLGPKGDSRVDMIVDLHTSTAPMGVNLVLTKTDTFHLMLVDYVQQRMDEVTVTLEQQQDHHFLMTVADRHVLVEVGPVPQAQLKHEVFEKTEKTVQLIAEYIELYNQHKLPQPSESIDIYEYFSVMHLPTDPLGNICGMVHKNIQDRDFQTLKSGEPIFHLFNGKDEHYEGEDCTISFINEAAYYDEKKAFSMSKRRTYHIG, from the coding sequence ATGGAAAGGGAGATAGTTAATAAAGTAGCAATCATTGGTGGAACTCATGGCAATGAGTACACAGGGATATATTTGTTAGAAAAATATCATGAGTATCCTCATTTACTACAGCCTAAAACCTTTGACGTTGAGTATCTGTTAGCTAACCCAGAAGCCTTTAAAAAGAATCGACGCTATCTTGATCGTGACTTAAATCGAAGTTTTAAACTGTTTGATTTAAAGGATCCATTATTGTCAGGTTATGAAAATGCGCGTGCCAAAGAAATAAATGATCAGCTCGGCCCCAAGGGGGATTCGCGAGTGGACATGATTGTCGATTTGCATACTTCAACAGCGCCGATGGGCGTTAATCTGGTTTTAACTAAAACTGATACTTTTCATCTGATGCTGGTCGATTATGTCCAACAACGCATGGATGAAGTGACGGTGACCTTGGAACAACAACAGGATCACCACTTTTTAATGACGGTTGCCGATCGGCATGTGCTGGTTGAGGTTGGGCCCGTGCCCCAAGCTCAGCTGAAACATGAAGTCTTTGAAAAAACGGAAAAGACGGTTCAGCTCATTGCCGAATATATCGAGCTGTATAATCAACACAAACTACCGCAACCATCTGAGTCCATAGACATATACGAATATTTCAGTGTGATGCACTTACCCACTGACCCGCTCGGCAATATCTGTGGCATGGTACATAAAAATATTCAGGATAGAGACTTCCAAACCTTAAAGTCAGGCGAGCCGATATTTCATCTGTTTAATGGCAAGGATGAGCATTATGAAGGGGAAGACTGCACCATCAGCTTCATCAATGAAGCCGCCTACTACGATGAAAAGAAAGCCTTCTCGATGTCGAAAAGGCGAACCTATCATATTGGGTAA
- a CDS encoding TonB-dependent receptor, translating into MKYSAIALLLSAALSQQAQAADNSTLSGVLQDSEGKPLANVEVFISSHNQSATTDENGRFEFSDLETGRYVLDIKGGKQGHINKAVQHTGESLTVTVDYSDTQTLVITGNPLEHTILEMAAPAVIVSGDELTQKRGINIGETLAEVPGVNLSSFGAGAGRPVIRGQQGNRVTVLSNNSTTQDASNASPDHWISAEPLLAKRVEILKGPATLLYGGGAVGGAVNVVDNRIPTELPDGIEGGVEVRMGDSATGERSTVGTFSTANGGLAFNIDAFKSETDELEIPGFAESYYLREQEEAEGEAGHDEEASGILENSDTDSEGGSVGFSYITDAGYWGVSYSDYKRNYGLPGHAEHHDEEGEHEEEHGEEAVRLDLHKKRWDMKGRWNTPFDGFKSLNLHFASTDYQHQEIEGAEIGTTFLNDAQETRLELVHDAWSGWQGAFGLQYSDSDFVTLGDEAYIPASNTEKLGLFWLEEYEVGQWHTELGARYDKQTITTDLFGQRDDNAFSFAFGSLLHIDEHWTLPINITRAQRIAAVEELYSNAGNDEANYVPHLATATIEVGNPNLSKETANNIDIGVRYNSDVVSASVAMFHNRINDYIFLAHEEHEPAPGEVHDHEEFPVFKYQQADATFEGAEAEINWTLATDGLAVVRTGLFGDYTVAKLDDGSYLPRIPAKRFGGSIGLDYDMFTSNITAIKVFDQDRLAEDELPTDGYTLINLDLGYNVFFDDSELFLFLRGQNLADAEIRDHASFLKDRAPRAGRSLTAGFRWTF; encoded by the coding sequence ATGAAATATTCTGCTATAGCATTACTATTATCTGCGGCTTTAAGCCAACAGGCACAAGCTGCTGACAACTCAACATTATCTGGTGTTCTTCAGGATAGCGAAGGAAAGCCTCTGGCTAATGTTGAAGTTTTTATCTCTTCCCATAATCAATCGGCGACTACCGATGAAAATGGTCGCTTTGAATTTTCCGATCTGGAAACCGGCCGATATGTCCTCGACATCAAAGGCGGTAAACAGGGCCATATTAACAAAGCGGTCCAGCACACGGGTGAGAGCCTAACTGTTACCGTTGATTATTCCGACACTCAGACTCTGGTTATTACCGGTAATCCACTGGAACACACCATTCTTGAGATGGCAGCTCCGGCTGTGATTGTCAGCGGTGATGAGCTGACCCAAAAACGCGGCATAAACATTGGTGAAACGCTGGCGGAAGTGCCTGGCGTTAATCTTTCCAGCTTTGGTGCTGGCGCTGGTCGCCCAGTAATTCGTGGCCAACAAGGTAACCGAGTCACGGTTCTAAGCAACAACAGCACCACTCAGGATGCTTCCAATGCCAGTCCGGATCACTGGATTTCTGCCGAGCCGTTGCTCGCCAAGCGTGTAGAAATACTAAAAGGGCCAGCCACACTGCTGTATGGCGGTGGCGCAGTCGGCGGTGCGGTTAACGTTGTGGATAACCGCATCCCAACAGAACTACCGGACGGCATTGAAGGGGGCGTTGAAGTCCGAATGGGCGATTCCGCCACTGGTGAACGCAGTACCGTAGGGACTTTCTCAACCGCCAATGGTGGTCTTGCATTCAATATTGATGCCTTTAAATCGGAAACTGATGAGCTAGAAATTCCCGGTTTTGCTGAGTCTTATTATTTGCGTGAGCAGGAAGAAGCCGAAGGCGAAGCAGGACATGACGAAGAAGCGTCAGGTATCTTGGAAAATAGCGACACTGACAGCGAAGGCGGCAGCGTCGGTTTCTCCTACATTACTGATGCAGGCTACTGGGGCGTTTCATATTCTGACTACAAAAGAAACTATGGCTTACCAGGCCATGCTGAGCATCATGATGAAGAAGGTGAGCACGAAGAAGAGCATGGTGAAGAAGCTGTTCGTCTCGACCTGCATAAAAAACGCTGGGATATGAAGGGACGCTGGAACACTCCCTTTGATGGCTTCAAAAGTCTGAATCTTCATTTTGCCAGTACCGATTACCAACACCAGGAAATTGAAGGCGCCGAAATCGGCACCACCTTCTTAAACGATGCTCAGGAAACCAGGCTGGAACTGGTACATGATGCCTGGAGTGGCTGGCAGGGTGCTTTTGGTCTGCAATATTCTGACAGCGACTTTGTGACACTTGGCGACGAGGCTTATATCCCCGCTTCCAATACCGAAAAACTCGGTCTTTTCTGGCTGGAAGAATATGAAGTAGGCCAATGGCACACAGAACTTGGCGCTCGCTATGACAAGCAAACCATTACTACCGATCTGTTCGGTCAACGTGATGATAATGCTTTCAGTTTTGCCTTCGGCTCATTGTTGCATATTGATGAACATTGGACCTTGCCAATTAATATCACTCGCGCGCAACGTATAGCTGCTGTTGAAGAACTTTATTCTAATGCTGGTAATGATGAAGCCAATTATGTGCCTCATCTTGCGACTGCGACTATCGAAGTGGGTAATCCAAACCTAAGCAAAGAAACTGCTAATAATATTGATATTGGCGTTCGCTACAACTCTGATGTCGTTAGCGCTTCCGTAGCGATGTTCCACAACCGAATCAATGACTATATTTTCTTAGCCCATGAAGAGCATGAGCCAGCTCCTGGCGAAGTGCATGACCACGAAGAGTTCCCAGTGTTTAAGTATCAACAAGCAGACGCCACCTTTGAGGGTGCTGAAGCTGAGATCAACTGGACACTGGCTACTGACGGTTTAGCTGTTGTGCGTACAGGTTTATTCGGTGACTACACGGTAGCGAAATTGGATGATGGCTCTTACTTGCCACGTATTCCCGCCAAGCGTTTTGGTGGTTCGATAGGCCTTGATTACGACATGTTCACTAGTAATATTACAGCGATTAAAGTGTTCGATCAGGATCGTTTAGCAGAAGATGAACTACCAACCGATGGTTACACTCTGATTAATCTTGATTTAGGCTATAACGTCTTCTTTGATGATTCAGAACTGTTCCTGTTCCTACGCGGGCAGAACCTGGCTGATGCAGAAATCCGTGATCATGCTTCTTTCCTGAAAGACAGAGCGCCACGTGCTGGCCGCTCCTTGACCGCAGGATTCCGCTGGACCTTTTAA
- the tssK gene encoding type VI secretion system baseplate subunit TssK: MSNKVVWSQGLFLTPEHFQQQDQYNEYQLKRMIKSLSRHGYGLKKLILNKEQLLQGKLGVKEAEGLLKDGTYFSIPERNLLPSLLDLSEVDNINDKRIMLAIAENVDNKKLVAQEINSESSKRYRKELKKVSSINVGEESEIAIEVAEENYQLMVEGKSQDGYECLPIARIKEKKQDGSIELDESFVPVVLDLHASGILSSRMNNLLSLLEHRREKLAAKVMGVDNSTASSIHNYLILQLLNKYLAELQQLLEQEYSIPYELYLGLINLEAELATFYSSARKPQKQMAYSQNMIDECFSQVEASIKQYLSHVLDESAHEIVLEDKGYGVRVAHIDQVELFKQASFVIAVKAEIATRELKEQLPRQIKIGSLSNIRQLVNAQLPGINLSEMSVAPREVPVKKDYSYFAIDSRSPLWNENSTSRSIAFHISGDFPGLDVELWAIKNELS, translated from the coding sequence ATGAGCAACAAGGTGGTTTGGTCACAAGGCTTATTTTTAACCCCTGAGCACTTTCAACAACAAGACCAATACAATGAATACCAGCTAAAGAGGATGATCAAGTCATTGTCCAGGCATGGCTATGGATTAAAGAAGCTGATACTCAATAAAGAGCAACTGTTACAAGGCAAGCTTGGCGTAAAGGAAGCCGAAGGATTGCTGAAGGACGGTACTTATTTTTCGATTCCTGAGAGGAACCTCTTGCCGTCACTGTTAGACCTGTCGGAAGTGGACAATATCAATGACAAGCGAATCATGCTGGCCATTGCCGAAAATGTCGATAATAAGAAACTGGTAGCTCAGGAAATTAACAGCGAATCCAGTAAGCGATATCGAAAAGAACTCAAAAAAGTTAGCAGTATCAATGTAGGTGAAGAGAGCGAGATTGCCATTGAAGTAGCTGAAGAAAATTATCAGTTGATGGTAGAGGGTAAAAGTCAGGATGGTTATGAATGTCTGCCAATCGCTAGAATAAAAGAGAAAAAGCAGGACGGCAGCATTGAGCTTGATGAGTCCTTCGTACCTGTAGTGCTGGACCTTCATGCTAGCGGTATTCTCAGCAGCAGAATGAATAATTTATTGAGTCTGCTTGAACACCGTAGAGAAAAATTAGCCGCAAAAGTCATGGGTGTCGATAATTCGACAGCGAGCAGCATCCATAACTACCTCATATTGCAATTGCTCAATAAATATTTAGCAGAGTTACAACAGTTGCTGGAGCAGGAGTATAGCATTCCTTATGAGCTGTATTTGGGCTTGATTAATCTCGAAGCGGAGTTGGCTACCTTCTACAGCTCTGCGCGTAAACCACAAAAGCAAATGGCCTACTCGCAAAACATGATCGATGAATGTTTCAGTCAGGTCGAGGCGAGCATTAAGCAATACTTAAGCCATGTGTTAGATGAAAGTGCTCATGAAATAGTGTTGGAAGATAAGGGTTATGGCGTAAGAGTTGCTCATATTGATCAGGTAGAACTGTTTAAGCAGGCCAGTTTTGTGATTGCTGTAAAAGCAGAAATAGCGACAAGAGAATTAAAAGAGCAATTACCCAGACAAATAAAAATTGGCAGTCTGAGCAACATCAGGCAATTGGTCAATGCGCAATTACCAGGGATAAACCTGTCTGAAATGTCGGTTGCGCCAAGAGAAGTACCGGTTAAAAAAGATTACAGTTATTTTGCTATTGATAGCCGTTCTCCGCTGTGGAATGAAAATAGTACTTCCAGAAGTATTGCATTCCATATTTCTGGAGACTTCCCAGGTCTCGATGTTGAGTTATGGGCAATCAAAAATGAACTGTCCTAA
- a CDS encoding threonine/serine exporter family protein: MSEKATEQIPDSISERRLDKVPHFPNRHEPVGFMLRLVKALHTYGVPSYELERLLTNVAEQLGYGLQCIAVPTSITMTFMLEEDKPQTYVIRSNSGEVDVDKLSRTMDVAYAVINDDMTTEEGAIQLNEITKSKPVHNRYWTIICFMLVSASIARIFNGGLLEVITGAAIGLSVGLLVNIGGTRSETVANLMPALAAFMASVISVGFNKWLGLGSTYIPIVAGIIILVPGMMLTIAMAELATQNLVSGTARLLGSAVIFIQMTFGVAIGTQLGNFLFPSTVITPLTLLPTWTIWIAIFATSFSFVVLFQTRWKSFPWIIAAVCIAYFVSRWGVKLMNPASGAFIGALSVGLFANLAYRIKQVPTATCLMPGFIILVPGSVGFKSLTALLDHDIIGGLDTAFNMIIIGISLVTGLLISSIATLPKPKTKAKLGKPLS; this comes from the coding sequence ATGAGTGAAAAGGCAACCGAGCAAATTCCTGACTCTATCTCCGAGCGTAGGCTCGATAAGGTACCTCATTTCCCCAATCGTCATGAACCGGTTGGTTTTATGTTACGCCTGGTTAAAGCGTTGCATACTTATGGCGTGCCCAGCTATGAATTAGAGCGCCTGCTGACTAATGTGGCTGAGCAGCTTGGCTATGGTTTGCAGTGTATTGCAGTGCCGACCAGCATTACCATGACCTTCATGCTGGAAGAGGATAAGCCGCAGACCTACGTGATTCGCTCAAATTCTGGTGAAGTCGATGTGGATAAATTGAGTCGCACCATGGATGTCGCCTATGCCGTTATTAATGATGATATGACCACTGAAGAAGGCGCTATCCAGCTCAATGAAATCACCAAGTCGAAACCGGTCCATAATCGTTACTGGACCATTATCTGCTTTATGCTGGTATCGGCCTCAATTGCCAGAATTTTTAATGGCGGCTTACTGGAAGTCATTACGGGTGCAGCAATTGGCTTATCTGTGGGATTGTTAGTCAATATAGGTGGAACCCGCTCGGAAACAGTGGCTAACTTAATGCCAGCATTAGCTGCTTTTATGGCGTCTGTAATATCGGTGGGTTTTAATAAATGGTTAGGCCTTGGTTCCACTTATATTCCCATTGTTGCCGGGATCATCATTCTAGTGCCCGGTATGATGCTAACCATTGCCATGGCCGAATTAGCGACTCAGAATCTGGTTTCAGGGACAGCACGGCTGCTCGGTTCTGCGGTCATCTTCATCCAGATGACCTTTGGTGTGGCAATTGGAACTCAGCTGGGTAACTTTCTGTTTCCTTCCACCGTTATCACACCTTTAACTTTACTGCCGACCTGGACTATATGGATTGCCATTTTTGCTACCTCTTTTTCGTTTGTGGTTTTGTTCCAGACGCGATGGAAAAGCTTTCCATGGATTATAGCCGCAGTATGTATTGCCTATTTTGTGTCGCGTTGGGGAGTGAAATTGATGAATCCCGCAAGCGGTGCATTCATTGGTGCCTTATCGGTAGGATTGTTTGCAAACCTTGCTTATCGTATCAAGCAGGTACCAACGGCAACTTGCTTAATGCCCGGTTTCATTATTCTGGTTCCGGGCAGTGTCGGCTTTAAAAGTCTGACCGCACTGCTGGATCATGACATTATTGGAGGTTTGGATACCGCTTTCAATATGATTATTATAGGTATATCGTTAGTAACAGGCTTGTTGATTTCATCAATAGCGACTTTGCCAAAACCAAAAACAAAAGCAAAGCTAGGCAAGCCATTGAGTTAA
- the tagH gene encoding type VI secretion system-associated FHA domain protein TagH produces MKQLTLRITSFHRLSPDQVATKTFDRVGGVIGRSADSDWVLPDPEKIVSSTHAVISFEAGSYSVTDYSTNGLFINRSVEPVGKGQSRLLQDGDYLQIGEYEVEVEVRNHEAMDYEHAGGVQKQSSYQAEPHIESAAKNEAIPAYHELATSQQAEYEQSQHETQVSSNPLHASYSAPAPKQSPYSSTVATDKAVEAAQQAKAQPIPEEWEQSLQAGIQSSQPTQHQPQQKVTQSQSVQASEPQEIPPIPAAVTQHNVVASGDNGVENSSDNSQVCLTALLKGLGLNAEEIQLSNQPEFYHRLGAALRLSLQGMLDILRARASMKSEFRVMQTTIRTQENNPLKFSINVDEAIRNLFARRIPGFLNWDQAIQECFKDMSSHELALMAGTEGAVNAVLDQLSPENFTVEEDNNKSLEKWIPVAKKARHWDRYKDQYKRVNEELGQGSGKRFSEEFAEAYEAQLTALGVR; encoded by the coding sequence ATGAAGCAATTAACACTTCGAATTACCAGTTTTCACCGTTTATCTCCGGATCAGGTCGCGACCAAGACCTTTGATCGAGTGGGTGGTGTTATTGGACGCTCGGCAGACTCAGACTGGGTGCTACCTGACCCAGAAAAGATTGTATCGAGTACCCATGCCGTTATTAGTTTTGAAGCCGGCAGTTATTCAGTTACCGACTATTCAACCAATGGTTTGTTTATCAATCGTTCTGTAGAACCGGTAGGAAAAGGCCAATCTCGCCTATTGCAGGATGGAGATTATTTGCAGATTGGTGAGTATGAAGTCGAGGTCGAAGTCAGAAATCATGAAGCAATGGATTATGAACATGCCGGAGGGGTGCAGAAGCAAAGTAGCTATCAGGCTGAACCACACATTGAATCAGCTGCTAAAAATGAAGCTATCCCTGCATACCATGAGCTGGCAACCAGCCAGCAAGCAGAATATGAACAGAGTCAGCATGAAACTCAGGTAAGTTCGAATCCTCTTCATGCGAGTTACAGTGCACCAGCTCCTAAGCAAAGCCCTTATTCTTCTACTGTTGCAACGGATAAAGCAGTTGAAGCTGCGCAGCAAGCCAAAGCTCAGCCAATTCCTGAGGAGTGGGAACAGAGCCTTCAGGCCGGTATTCAGAGTAGCCAGCCAACGCAGCATCAGCCACAGCAAAAAGTAACGCAATCACAATCAGTACAAGCATCAGAACCACAAGAAATACCGCCAATTCCAGCAGCTGTAACTCAACACAATGTCGTGGCTAGCGGGGATAATGGAGTCGAAAATAGTAGCGACAATTCACAAGTGTGCCTGACTGCCCTTTTGAAAGGACTCGGTTTAAATGCCGAGGAAATCCAGCTGAGTAATCAGCCAGAGTTTTATCATCGACTGGGCGCAGCCTTGAGGCTGTCATTGCAAGGGATGCTGGATATTTTGCGCGCTCGAGCCAGCATGAAAAGTGAGTTCAGAGTGATGCAGACCACTATCAGGACTCAGGAAAACAATCCTTTGAAATTCTCAATCAATGTAGATGAAGCGATAAGAAATCTTTTTGCTCGACGTATTCCAGGATTCTTAAATTGGGATCAGGCAATACAGGAATGCTTTAAAGATATGAGCAGTCATGAGCTGGCATTGATGGCTGGCACAGAAGGTGCGGTGAATGCCGTGTTGGATCAGTTAAGCCCTGAGAACTTTACAGTGGAGGAAGACAATAACAAGAGTCTTGAAAAGTGGATTCCAGTGGCCAAGAAAGCAAGGCATTGGGATCGATACAAAGACCAGTATAAGAGAGTTAACGAAGAGTTAGGCCAAGGTTCTGGTAAGCGTTTTTCTGAAGAGTTTGCTGAAGCGTATGAAGCGCAATTGACAGCATTGGGTGTGAGATAG
- a CDS encoding serine/threonine-protein kinase, with product MEHSPEDNKNKQNQEDTKASKSLDTEDSHDVGSQAIDNDKTIVQDFSATNKSKATTEQVKLGDLLSERYRLIELIGTGGMSHVYKAIDSFAEKAGDTEPYVAVKILTSEFASHPDAVTIMQREAKKTRLLAHPNIVQIHDFVLEGRLCYIVMEYLQGETLDQIIKRSKPNGLPKNGVLNILKQMTSALEFAHQQGILHSDLKPSNIFITQQQRVKIFDFGVSRGLKQTVDEYAVQLHSDQPEYDVGGYTPAYASLNMLNQQPHDVKDDIYGLACITYEMFSSKHPYARKPANKAFAEKLKPQKIQKLSFINWKGLEKGLQLEHGQRTESVSQLQQDLTRNILKPLAIAASALVASALAINVWLSSNQTINQAQSELSLYQQQEAQYQQLLSLAQNDMSASLEQLQELPDVYRTSMLNLLNDDIYQHFYQGSEQFLKPTDSGYADYPKALAVIAQAERYLTDSHKLNSFKQQILDSQQQLVSTLEQKFNQLLEQQDYTKRESGDDVYSLQQTLLTIAPEHTPKISVQAKELFLTGIQQALAEHDIAGLNRYQKVGDAIFAANKDYQSLKKQSETFLLAAKQIDDYQKQLTDNPDTPFPNKAASVFYQKLITDLKTKINAASNTRELEQVDEEVFALVSTLPSNFRLSIDLQNDLANAYLKRADELNASRSYRAAAKALSRGREILNKMNQGNAEQS from the coding sequence ATGGAACACTCACCGGAAGACAATAAAAACAAGCAGAATCAAGAAGATACAAAAGCATCTAAGTCCTTGGATACAGAGGATTCTCATGATGTAGGATCACAAGCCATTGATAACGACAAAACCATAGTTCAAGATTTTTCTGCTACCAATAAATCAAAAGCCACTACTGAACAGGTTAAATTAGGCGATTTGCTCAGTGAGCGTTACCGTTTGATCGAACTTATTGGCACCGGTGGTATGAGCCATGTCTACAAGGCGATTGACTCTTTTGCTGAAAAGGCTGGAGATACCGAGCCCTATGTTGCGGTTAAGATCTTAACTTCCGAATTTGCCAGCCATCCCGATGCGGTGACCATCATGCAGCGCGAGGCCAAAAAAACGCGCCTGCTCGCTCATCCAAACATTGTCCAGATCCATGACTTCGTTCTAGAAGGCAGATTGTGCTATATCGTGATGGAATATTTGCAAGGAGAAACTCTGGATCAAATCATCAAACGCAGCAAACCTAACGGACTGCCAAAAAATGGCGTGCTCAATATATTAAAACAGATGACTTCCGCCCTTGAGTTTGCCCATCAACAAGGGATTTTGCACAGTGATTTAAAGCCGAGCAATATCTTCATTACCCAGCAACAACGAGTTAAGATTTTTGATTTTGGGGTGTCCCGAGGCTTAAAACAGACAGTCGATGAATATGCAGTGCAACTCCATTCCGACCAGCCGGAATATGACGTCGGCGGCTATACGCCCGCCTATGCCAGTCTCAATATGCTCAACCAGCAACCACATGATGTTAAAGATGATATTTACGGATTAGCCTGTATCACTTACGAAATGTTTAGCAGTAAGCACCCGTATGCGCGTAAGCCAGCCAATAAAGCTTTTGCCGAAAAATTAAAACCACAAAAGATTCAGAAACTGTCCTTCATAAACTGGAAAGGGCTCGAAAAAGGGCTCCAACTTGAGCACGGACAACGCACTGAGTCAGTCAGCCAACTTCAGCAGGATCTGACTCGCAATATCCTTAAGCCTTTAGCCATTGCAGCCTCGGCTCTCGTCGCTTCTGCTTTAGCAATCAATGTATGGCTAAGCTCAAACCAAACGATTAATCAGGCTCAGTCTGAACTGTCACTTTATCAACAACAAGAAGCCCAATATCAACAGTTGCTATCACTTGCTCAGAACGATATGTCAGCATCCCTTGAACAACTTCAAGAGCTTCCGGATGTTTATCGAACGTCCATGCTTAACTTGCTGAATGATGATATTTACCAGCATTTCTATCAAGGTTCCGAACAGTTTCTAAAGCCGACAGACTCTGGCTATGCTGATTATCCCAAAGCTTTAGCAGTTATCGCTCAAGCAGAACGTTATTTAACCGATTCACACAAACTTAACAGCTTTAAACAACAGATTCTTGATTCGCAACAACAGCTGGTTTCAACTTTGGAGCAAAAGTTTAATCAGTTATTAGAACAGCAGGATTATACAAAGCGAGAGTCAGGTGATGATGTTTATTCTTTGCAGCAAACATTACTGACCATTGCTCCAGAACATACACCCAAAATTTCGGTTCAAGCAAAGGAGCTGTTTTTAACCGGCATCCAGCAAGCGTTAGCTGAGCATGATATTGCTGGACTTAATCGCTATCAAAAAGTAGGCGATGCAATTTTTGCCGCTAACAAAGACTATCAGTCACTAAAAAAACAGAGCGAAACATTCCTGTTAGCAGCTAAACAAATCGATGACTATCAAAAGCAGTTAACCGACAATCCAGATACACCATTTCCAAATAAGGCAGCCAGCGTTTTTTATCAGAAGCTGATTACTGACTTAAAAACCAAAATCAACGCTGCTTCCAATACTCGGGAATTAGAGCAGGTTGATGAGGAAGTTTTTGCGCTGGTTTCAACTCTTCCTAGCAACTTTAGGTTATCAATCGATTTACAAAATGATTTGGCGAACGCCTATCTCAAACGTGCGGACGAACTGAATGCAAGTCGCAGTTATCGGGCAGCGGCAAAAGCTCTAAGTCGTGGTCGAGAAATCTTGAATAAGATGAATCAGGGTAATGCAGAGCAAAGCTGA
- a CDS encoding DUF2165 family protein, whose protein sequence is MTIRHFKCLFVLLLALMCLIYAFQNIANLDACYQAIAYVLSMQEHTVYPDSFMPTIEASFLVWCVVILIIATEILAGLVLLKGAWDLWSSRLADAMTFNHAKKYALIGASIGILVWFGYFAVFGGALMQMWQTQAGSMSLTGAFQYFSSCVFIWLIVNSKDT, encoded by the coding sequence ATGACTATTCGTCACTTTAAGTGTCTGTTCGTTTTGCTGTTAGCACTCATGTGTTTGATTTACGCATTCCAGAATATCGCCAATCTTGATGCCTGTTATCAAGCTATCGCCTATGTCTTATCGATGCAGGAACATACCGTCTACCCAGATTCGTTTATGCCGACTATCGAAGCCAGCTTTCTGGTGTGGTGTGTGGTGATATTAATTATTGCTACAGAAATATTAGCGGGACTGGTCTTACTTAAAGGCGCCTGGGATCTGTGGTCATCTCGACTAGCAGATGCCATGACATTTAACCACGCAAAAAAGTATGCACTAATCGGAGCCAGCATTGGCATTCTGGTCTGGTTTGGTTATTTTGCCGTCTTTGGTGGAGCCTTGATGCAAATGTGGCAGACACAGGCTGGTAGCATGTCGTTAACCGGTGCTTTCCAATACTTTAGTAGTTGCGTTTTTATTTGGTTAATTGTAAATAGTAAAGATACTTAA
- a CDS encoding thermonuclease family protein, with protein sequence MIKRLLCLMLIFLLTGCDSVSAEYRVKYVQDGDSMIICCERGNGFTIRLKDIDAPERDQPYAEKSRAYMQELVMDKPVKLVGDKRDKYGRLLVDLVVDGKSVNEIMIREGMAWRWRYSKSKKLKQLEDSAKEKEKGLWSLPENQRMEPWEWRKKHMRRGSWKGR encoded by the coding sequence ATGATAAAGCGGTTATTGTGTTTGATGTTGATATTTCTGCTGACCGGGTGCGATTCGGTCAGTGCGGAATATCGAGTAAAATACGTGCAGGATGGCGACAGTATGATTATCTGTTGCGAACGAGGTAATGGTTTTACCATTCGATTAAAAGATATTGATGCACCGGAGAGGGATCAGCCTTATGCCGAAAAGTCCCGTGCTTATATGCAGGAATTGGTTATGGATAAGCCGGTTAAATTAGTTGGCGATAAGCGGGATAAGTATGGTCGCTTGTTGGTGGACTTAGTAGTGGATGGCAAATCCGTCAATGAAATTATGATTCGCGAAGGTATGGCCTGGCGCTGGCGCTACAGTAAAAGCAAAAAACTGAAACAACTTGAAGATAGCGCTAAAGAGAAAGAAAAGGGGCTATGGTCACTGCCGGAAAATCAGCGTATGGAACCTTGGGAGTGGCGCAAGAAACATATGAGGAGAGGATCATGGAAAGGGAGATAG
- the tssJ gene encoding type VI secretion system lipoprotein TssJ: MKVINSLQKIVLVIVVAAGLAGCGLLKSGDGEEVELRINVAEQVNPDELGRSSPIVIRLYELKKAVAIDGLDFFSVYDQTGPEFKAAVSSMKEFQVNPGQAIVQTVLTDGSTKHLMIVAAFKDIDNSQWKVTHDLEQSDELTIAIEGKTIIKQ, encoded by the coding sequence ATGAAAGTTATAAATAGTTTGCAAAAAATAGTATTAGTTATTGTTGTGGCAGCTGGGCTAGCGGGTTGTGGTTTATTGAAAAGTGGTGACGGGGAAGAGGTAGAGTTACGTATAAATGTAGCCGAACAAGTAAATCCTGATGAGCTAGGGCGCTCATCCCCTATCGTTATCCGGCTGTACGAATTGAAGAAAGCAGTTGCGATAGATGGCCTGGATTTTTTTAGTGTCTATGACCAGACAGGACCTGAGTTTAAAGCAGCTGTTTCGAGCATGAAAGAATTTCAGGTCAATCCTGGACAGGCGATCGTGCAAACAGTTTTAACCGATGGGTCAACAAAACATCTCATGATAGTGGCTGCATTTAAAGATATTGATAACAGCCAATGGAAGGTGACACATGACCTGGAACAATCTGATGAGCTAACGATAGCCATAGAAGGTAAAACTATAATTAAGCAATAA